A genome region from Pseudanabaena sp. Chao 1811 includes the following:
- a CDS encoding histidine triad nucleotide-binding protein, whose product MSDTIFSKIIKREIPATILYEDELSLAFRDVNPQAPVHFLVIPKKPIVKLSEATTEDQSLLGHLLLVASKVAAQEGLTGFRLVTNNGAEAGQTVFHLHIHVLGGRSLDWPPG is encoded by the coding sequence ATGAGTGACACTATTTTTAGCAAAATCATTAAGCGGGAAATTCCTGCCACGATTTTGTATGAAGATGAGCTTTCCCTTGCTTTTCGTGATGTTAATCCACAAGCACCTGTCCATTTCCTCGTAATTCCGAAAAAGCCGATTGTGAAACTTTCAGAAGCAACCACTGAAGATCAATCACTGCTAGGACATTTGCTACTTGTGGCAAGTAAAGTTGCAGCTCAAGAAGGCTTAACTGGTTTTCGTCTAGTCACCAATAATGGTGCAGAAGCAGGGCAAACCGTTTTTCATCTACATATTCATGTCTTAGGTGGTCGCTCCCTAGACTGGCCCCCTGGTTAA
- the murD gene encoding UDP-N-acetylmuramoyl-L-alanine--D-glutamate ligase, producing MPQAYVLGLGQSGISAAKLLKADGWQVIVSDSNASPSLEQRKLDLEAEGIAIELGGFPDFENLIKTSQPVDLVAVSPGVPWDRPEVEQARSLGLDTIGEIELAWRYLKHIPWVGITGTNGKTTVTSLTAAIFQAAGLKAIACGNIGLPACEIALQVLHQQIQPDWIIAELSSYQIESSQSVKPHIGIWTTFTPDHLNRHYTLENYRDIKAKLIDPSSHIVLNGNDPFLLNFGAAMWPKAIWTGIDDQVVEAIADGACIHDGWVKFRGEPVFPISHWTLLGSHNRQNLLMSVAAAKLAGIASEHIDQAISAFQGVPHRLEHIRFYEGIAFINDSKATNYDAAEVGLRAVKPPVVLIAGGQPKQGDANAWLEQIRQRAIAVLLIGEAAPLFAEMLKDAGFKNYEIVETLERAVKQAAHIAHNRAHNHPSQPLPTVLFSPACASFDQFANFEQRGDRFRQLCQELS from the coding sequence ATGCCTCAAGCGTATGTACTGGGACTGGGACAGTCGGGAATTTCTGCTGCTAAGCTACTCAAGGCTGATGGTTGGCAGGTGATAGTTAGTGATAGTAATGCCAGTCCTAGCCTCGAACAGCGCAAGCTTGATTTAGAGGCTGAGGGCATTGCCATTGAACTTGGAGGCTTTCCCGACTTTGAGAATTTAATTAAGACGAGCCAACCCGTAGATCTAGTAGCCGTCAGTCCGGGTGTGCCTTGGGATCGTCCTGAGGTTGAGCAAGCGCGATCGCTAGGTCTGGATACCATTGGCGAGATCGAGTTGGCATGGCGCTATCTCAAGCATATTCCTTGGGTGGGGATCACAGGAACCAATGGCAAAACTACGGTTACATCCTTGACGGCAGCCATTTTTCAAGCGGCAGGGCTTAAGGCGATCGCCTGTGGCAATATCGGTCTACCTGCTTGTGAGATTGCGCTGCAAGTATTACATCAACAAATTCAGCCTGACTGGATCATTGCGGAACTAAGCAGCTATCAGATCGAGTCATCGCAAAGCGTCAAACCCCATATCGGGATCTGGACAACCTTTACCCCCGATCACCTCAATCGCCACTATACCCTTGAGAACTATCGAGATATCAAGGCAAAGTTGATTGACCCCTCTAGTCACATTGTCCTCAATGGTAACGATCCCTTTTTGCTTAATTTTGGGGCGGCGATGTGGCCAAAAGCAATATGGACGGGCATTGATGATCAAGTGGTAGAAGCGATCGCCGATGGAGCTTGTATCCATGATGGTTGGGTCAAGTTTCGCGGTGAACCCGTTTTTCCAATTTCCCATTGGACTCTATTGGGTAGCCATAACCGCCAGAATTTATTAATGTCTGTTGCGGCGGCAAAATTAGCAGGCATTGCCTCAGAGCATATCGATCAAGCTATATCTGCATTTCAAGGTGTACCCCATCGCCTAGAGCATATTCGCTTTTATGAGGGGATCGCTTTCATCAATGACAGCAAGGCAACAAATTATGATGCGGCGGAAGTGGGCTTACGCGCCGTGAAACCACCTGTGGTCTTGATTGCGGGTGGTCAGCCGAAGCAGGGCGATGCTAATGCATGGTTAGAGCAGATTCGCCAAAGAGCGATCGCTGTTTTATTAATCGGTGAAGCTGCACCTTTATTTGCAGAAATGCTCAAGGATGCAGGGTTTAAGAATTATGAGATTGTGGAAACCCTCGAACGCGCTGTCAAGCAAGCCGCCCATATTGCTCACAACCGCGCCCATAATCACCCTAGCCAGCCTTTGCCAACTGTGCTATTCTCGCCTGCATGTGCAAGCTTTGACCAATTTGCTAACTTTGAGCAACGCGGCGATCGCTTCCGCCAACTTTGTCAAGAACTTTCATGA
- a CDS encoding peptidoglycan D,D-transpeptidase FtsI family protein, with product MTPSFLPKDLATINLFKRRTVLIWIILALSMLGLIVRLVYLQVITSPDLLDKARKQQMFTLRPFIPRRTITDRKGNVLALDRPVYTLFAYPHLFEKNNRDIGKDPKKKSFEEITTEIATKLAPILRKSPERLVSILSRDTTSIQVEYWLSEESADRIYALQIEGLELIQQRHRLYPQQDLAAELIGYVNVDHRGQAGIELSQEKLLERTDQTPAVAQDGNGKLIPNRVPAGMIRSDRTSLQMTIDSRIQRTARQVLKQQMVKFNAKRGSVIVMDARDGGLLTLVTEPTYDPNRYYEADVKLFKNWAVSDLYEPGSTFKPINVAIAIEAGAIQPDTVFNDEGALTIGGWPVANFDYEQVGAVGPLSISQILERSSNVGMVHIIQRMKPSVYYGWLERIGLGDISGVDLPSETPSTLKPQEQFNEYVIEPATAAFGQGFSLTPIQMVQLHGILASGGKLLTPHVVKGLINEEGEEYYQPKLPTPRQIISPTTAQKVIEMMTNVVEKGTGLPARIPGYRIAGKTGTAQKASSTGGGYANTKITSFVGTFPAKDPRYVVLAVVDEPVGSDAFGSTVAAPIVKTVIEDIIVTEGIPPSHPEELISKIPTLPEPQPTPAPTVSPSPSPSTQNSSPSPSPSPSSQPKPPSRDRT from the coding sequence ATGACTCCATCTTTTCTTCCCAAGGATCTTGCCACCATTAATCTATTCAAGCGCCGAACTGTCCTAATTTGGATCATTTTGGCGCTATCGATGCTGGGATTAATTGTGCGCTTAGTTTATTTACAGGTAATTACCTCGCCCGACCTGCTAGACAAGGCGCGTAAGCAACAAATGTTTACGCTACGCCCATTTATTCCCCGTCGCACGATTACTGATCGCAAGGGTAATGTTTTAGCCTTAGATCGTCCTGTCTATACCCTATTTGCCTATCCCCATCTATTTGAGAAAAATAACAGAGATATTGGCAAAGATCCCAAGAAGAAGAGCTTTGAAGAAATTACTACGGAAATTGCGACAAAACTTGCACCAATCCTGAGAAAATCGCCAGAAAGGTTAGTGAGTATCCTCAGTCGCGATACTACTTCTATTCAAGTCGAATATTGGCTATCGGAAGAAAGTGCCGATCGCATTTATGCCTTACAGATAGAAGGGTTAGAGCTAATCCAACAGCGTCATCGCCTCTATCCCCAACAGGATCTCGCCGCCGAACTAATCGGCTATGTCAATGTTGATCATCGCGGTCAAGCGGGTATCGAGCTTAGTCAAGAAAAATTATTAGAACGCACCGATCAAACTCCTGCGGTTGCTCAGGATGGCAATGGCAAGTTAATCCCCAACCGTGTACCTGCGGGGATGATCCGTAGCGATCGCACTAGCTTGCAAATGACCATTGACTCGCGGATTCAGCGCACTGCAAGGCAAGTTCTGAAGCAGCAAATGGTCAAGTTTAATGCTAAGCGTGGCTCAGTTATCGTCATGGATGCTAGGGATGGTGGTCTACTAACACTCGTTACCGAACCAACCTATGACCCCAACCGCTATTATGAAGCTGATGTCAAACTCTTTAAAAACTGGGCAGTTTCCGATCTTTATGAGCCCGGTTCTACCTTTAAGCCAATCAATGTGGCGATCGCCATCGAAGCAGGAGCCATTCAGCCTGACACCGTATTTAATGACGAAGGAGCTTTAACTATCGGTGGTTGGCCAGTAGCTAACTTTGATTATGAACAAGTCGGCGCAGTTGGTCCCCTCAGCATTAGTCAAATCCTCGAGCGATCGAGCAACGTGGGTATGGTACATATCATCCAACGCATGAAGCCATCGGTTTACTATGGTTGGCTAGAACGGATCGGATTAGGTGATATTTCGGGTGTGGATTTACCCTCGGAAACGCCAAGCACTCTCAAGCCTCAAGAACAATTCAATGAGTATGTGATTGAGCCTGCAACTGCTGCCTTTGGACAAGGATTTTCACTTACTCCCATTCAAATGGTGCAGCTCCACGGCATTTTGGCTAGTGGCGGTAAATTACTCACACCTCATGTAGTGAAAGGACTGATCAATGAAGAGGGTGAAGAGTACTATCAGCCCAAATTACCGACTCCTCGCCAAATCATTTCCCCAACCACTGCTCAGAAGGTGATAGAGATGATGACTAATGTGGTGGAAAAAGGCACAGGTTTACCTGCACGCATTCCTGGTTATCGGATTGCAGGTAAAACGGGTACTGCTCAAAAAGCATCATCTACTGGTGGCGGTTATGCCAATACAAAGATCACCAGCTTTGTTGGTACTTTCCCTGCCAAAGATCCTCGCTATGTGGTGCTAGCAGTGGTTGATGAACCCGTTGGTTCCGATGCCTTCGGCTCTACGGTAGCTGCTCCCATTGTCAAGACTGTGATCGAAGATATCATTGTCACAGAAGGTATTCCCCCTAGCCATCCTGAAGAATTAATTTCTAAGATACCAACTCTTCCTGAACCACAGCCCACACCTGCTCCTACGGTTTCCCCTTCCCCCTCTCCTTCAACTCAAAATTCATCACCTTCTCCCAGTCCTTCTCCTAGTTCTCAACCAAAACCACCATCCCGCGATCGCACTTAA
- the purH gene encoding bifunctional phosphoribosylaminoimidazolecarboxamide formyltransferase/IMP cyclohydrolase, whose product MKPLALLSVSDKTGLLDLARELSTTYNFQLISSGGTAKAIKAAELEVTKVSDYTGAPEILGGRVKTLHPRIHGGILARLDLPEHQQDLNDNAIQPIRIVVVNLYPFEETIAKPNVTLEDAIENIDIGGPTLIRASAKNYKHVAVLSSPSQYAELLEELKSNNGETTLEFRKKLAVAAFKHTQSYDTAIAKYLSDDLVSNLVSLEEKSTNTLSSSYTLLCNNPKPLRYGENPHQPATWYQVGATPKGWSAAQQLQGKELSFNNLLDLEAARSIIAEFGDDQPAAVIIKHNNPCGVAIGSTIAEAYQKAFEADSTSAFGGIVALNRPIDEETAQLLNKTFLECVVAPACVPSVAAILSKKQNLRVLVLSDFHQGSHETVKTIAGGMLVQRSDDESVKPDTWKVVTQKQPTPEQLQELIFAWKVSRHVKSNAIVITKDSTTIGIGAGQMNRVGSAKIALEQAGEKAQGAFLASDGFFPFDDSVRTAAAAGITAIVQPGGSLRDADSIKAADELGLVMILTGVRHFLH is encoded by the coding sequence ATGAAACCCCTTGCCCTTTTGAGTGTTTCTGATAAAACAGGACTACTCGACCTTGCCCGTGAGCTATCCACCACCTACAATTTTCAGCTAATCAGTAGCGGTGGCACAGCAAAGGCAATCAAGGCGGCAGAGCTTGAAGTTACTAAGGTTTCTGACTATACGGGAGCACCAGAAATTTTGGGCGGACGGGTCAAGACTTTGCACCCACGCATTCATGGTGGCATTTTAGCGAGACTCGACCTGCCCGAACATCAGCAAGACTTGAATGATAACGCCATTCAGCCAATTCGGATTGTGGTCGTGAACCTCTATCCATTTGAAGAAACGATCGCCAAGCCTAATGTCACCCTCGAAGATGCGATCGAAAATATTGATATTGGGGGACCTACTCTGATCCGCGCTTCGGCAAAAAATTATAAGCATGTGGCTGTACTGTCCAGTCCTAGCCAATATGCCGAGTTGCTCGAAGAACTTAAGTCGAACAATGGTGAGACGACTCTAGAGTTCCGCAAAAAATTAGCAGTTGCCGCCTTCAAACATACCCAGTCCTACGACACGGCGATCGCTAAATACTTGAGTGATGATTTAGTCTCGAATCTGGTCAGTCTCGAAGAAAAATCTACCAATACACTTTCTTCTTCCTATACTTTGTTATGCAACAATCCTAAGCCCTTGCGCTATGGTGAAAATCCTCATCAACCCGCCACATGGTATCAAGTGGGAGCAACTCCTAAAGGTTGGTCAGCCGCCCAACAATTACAAGGGAAAGAACTCAGCTTTAATAACCTCCTCGATCTTGAAGCAGCTCGTAGCATTATTGCCGAATTTGGGGATGATCAGCCTGCTGCGGTGATCATCAAGCACAATAACCCCTGTGGCGTAGCGATCGGCTCAACCATTGCCGAAGCCTACCAAAAAGCCTTTGAAGCCGATTCTACTTCTGCTTTTGGTGGTATCGTTGCCCTCAATCGTCCTATTGATGAAGAGACAGCCCAACTTCTCAATAAAACCTTTTTGGAATGTGTAGTTGCGCCTGCCTGTGTGCCTAGTGTAGCGGCAATTCTTAGCAAAAAGCAAAATCTGCGAGTACTAGTTCTATCCGATTTCCATCAAGGTTCCCATGAAACTGTAAAAACGATCGCAGGGGGAATGCTCGTCCAAAGATCCGATGATGAATCGGTCAAGCCTGACACATGGAAAGTCGTCACCCAAAAGCAACCCACCCCAGAACAGTTACAGGAATTGATTTTCGCTTGGAAAGTAAGCCGTCACGTCAAATCCAATGCGATCGTCATTACTAAAGACTCCACCACCATCGGTATCGGTGCAGGGCAAATGAATCGCGTCGGTTCTGCGAAAATTGCCCTAGAGCAAGCAGGCGAAAAGGCTCAAGGTGCATTTCTCGCTAGCGATGGCTTCTTCCCCTTTGATGACTCGGTGCGGACTGCGGCGGCGGCGGGTATTACGGCGATCGTGCAACCAGGGGGCAGTTTACGTGATGCTGACTCGATCAAGGCAGCCGATGAACTTGGCTTAGTAATGATACTTACTGGTGTTCGTCACTTCTTGCATTAA
- a CDS encoding glutathione S-transferase: MTLPILYSFRRCPYAIRARMTLAYAGIAYELREVSLKNKPKEMLEISPKGTTPVMQVFKDVENSDQDSDQSFLILEESLDIMNWAIQQNDPCNWQNLTDADLAIAQQLIKTNDGEFKKALDRYKYPNRFPEQSQEFYRQQAEEVLQVLENQLQQNNFLIGDRQNLVDMAIFPFVRQFAYVNIDWFNSSPYTYLQKWLHWNETSEIFEFVMQKFPIWTPDQEKIAILR, encoded by the coding sequence ATGACCTTGCCAATTCTTTACTCTTTTCGACGCTGCCCCTATGCAATTCGGGCAAGAATGACGCTTGCCTATGCAGGGATTGCTTACGAACTGAGGGAAGTTTCGCTCAAAAACAAACCCAAGGAAATGCTAGAGATTTCGCCTAAGGGGACAACCCCAGTAATGCAGGTTTTTAAGGATGTTGAGAACTCTGATCAAGATTCTGATCAAAGTTTTTTAATTCTTGAAGAGAGCTTGGACATTATGAATTGGGCTATCCAGCAAAATGATCCCTGTAATTGGCAAAATCTAACGGACGCAGATTTGGCGATCGCTCAACAATTAATTAAAACTAATGATGGCGAGTTTAAGAAGGCTTTAGATCGCTATAAATATCCCAATCGCTTTCCTGAGCAATCACAGGAGTTTTATCGTCAACAAGCCGAAGAAGTTCTGCAAGTCTTAGAGAATCAACTTCAGCAAAATAATTTCTTGATTGGCGATCGCCAAAACCTTGTAGATATGGCAATTTTCCCTTTTGTGAGACAGTTCGCCTATGTAAATATCGATTGGTTTAACTCTAGCCCTTATACCTATCTCCAAAAGTGGCTCCATTGGAATGAAACCAGCGAAATCTTCGAGTTTGTCATGCAGAAATTTCCTATATGGACACCAGACCAAGAAAAAATTGCAATTTTGCGCTAG
- a CDS encoding Uma2 family endonuclease: MIVASPLLTLAEYLAYDDGTDTRYELVNGELVAMAQPTGIHGGMSEFVNDNFRLEIQRLQLPLVSKQDLIAVQTGRVGGKITCRVPDVVVITSDQWQDMRFREAVLTDSVPLLVVEIVSDSTRNIDYRKKRAEYNAIEIPEYWIIDFSDHKVTVLLLEDGLYEETLYQGDEIIKSLLFNELKLTPEQIFTA; this comes from the coding sequence ATGATTGTTGCAAGCCCTTTGCTCACACTGGCAGAATATCTTGCTTACGATGATGGAACAGATACAAGGTATGAATTAGTAAATGGAGAACTAGTAGCGATGGCGCAGCCTACAGGAATTCATGGCGGCATGAGTGAATTTGTCAATGATAACTTTCGTTTAGAGATTCAACGTTTACAGTTACCTTTAGTTTCTAAGCAAGATTTAATTGCGGTGCAAACGGGGCGAGTCGGTGGCAAAATAACCTGTCGGGTTCCTGATGTGGTAGTGATTACATCTGATCAGTGGCAGGATATGCGATTTCGTGAGGCAGTATTAACTGATTCGGTTCCACTTTTAGTTGTAGAAATCGTTAGCGATAGTACTCGCAATATTGACTATCGCAAGAAAAGAGCAGAATACAATGCGATCGAGATTCCTGAATATTGGATTATTGATTTTAGCGATCACAAAGTGACAGTTTTATTGCTTGAAGATGGGCTATACGAAGAAACATTGTATCAAGGTGATGAAATAATTAAATCTTTGCTATTTAACGAGTTAAAGCTAACTCCTGAGCAAATTTTTACAGCCTAG
- a CDS encoding DUF5615 family PIN-like protein: MSKILLYIDEDSMDEDFVQALRSRNVDVLTVADVGMLHKSDEEQLEWARENHRVIFSFNTRDFYRLHTALIEQGLSHGGIILAPQQRYGIGDLMRGVLKLINTKSLETMQGQVEFLSNWIN; encoded by the coding sequence ATGAGCAAGATATTACTTTACATTGACGAAGATTCAATGGATGAGGATTTTGTGCAAGCTTTGCGATCGCGTAATGTCGATGTGTTGACTGTTGCTGATGTCGGAATGCTACATAAATCAGACGAAGAACAGTTAGAGTGGGCAAGAGAAAATCATCGAGTCATCTTTAGTTTTAACACCAGAGATTTTTATCGATTACATACTGCTCTTATTGAACAAGGTTTGTCTCATGGTGGAATTATCTTGGCTCCCCAACAGCGATATGGAATTGGTGACTTGATGCGTGGAGTATTAAAGTTGATTAACACCAAATCTCTAGAAACTATGCAAGGACAAGTAGAGTTTCTAAGTAACTGGATTAACTAA
- a CDS encoding DUF433 domain-containing protein — protein sequence MLTAIDIGTLVTRTNDKGNIRPMITGTKTSVSRIVVLYKQGADAVEISRRISHLNLAQVYAALAYYHANRDEIETELAESDAEYWRLAELHSSKAELIYK from the coding sequence ATGCTCACTGCTATTGACATCGGCACATTAGTAACTCGCACTAATGACAAAGGAAACATCCGCCCCATGATTACAGGCACAAAAACATCAGTAAGTAGAATTGTAGTCTTGTATAAACAAGGTGCAGATGCCGTTGAAATTTCCCGCCGCATTAGTCATCTCAACCTTGCTCAAGTTTATGCCGCCCTAGCTTATTACCATGCCAATCGCGATGAAATTGAAACAGAGTTGGCAGAATCCGATGCAGAATATTGGCGATTAGCAGAATTACATAGCTCAAAAGCTGAACTGATTTACAAATGA
- the coaBC gene encoding bifunctional phosphopantothenoylcysteine decarboxylase/phosphopantothenate--cysteine ligase CoaBC, with translation MNHVLIGISGGIAAYKVCEVVSSLAKSGVEVRVILTRSAAEFVTPLTFATLSRQPAYTDADFWQPTNGRPLHIELAEWADVFLLAPVTANTLAKLAYGMADNLLTNAVLASNCPILFAPAMNTTMWLQPTVQENWQKLLQDSRYTAIAPTDGILACDAVGTGRMAEPEIILEYLESFLFTKGKQDLKGKHILVNAGGTREFIDPVRFIGNPSTGKQGIAIAKAAIHRGAKVTLITTSKFPLPMGEGLGVREVRTSTEMHQAMLAEFPSADITIAAAAVGDVRSKTTSDRKFPKSELPLNLELEYIPDIVADLASRKRPNQILVGFAAQTGTEQEVVIAAKDKLERKGLDAIAANAVNSSQTGFGTDTNQATFINKNGKFLSTPLCSKLELAHRLLDFVTYT, from the coding sequence ATGAATCATGTATTAATTGGAATCTCTGGAGGTATTGCCGCCTATAAAGTTTGTGAAGTAGTTTCCAGCTTAGCGAAAAGTGGTGTTGAAGTTCGCGTAATCCTGACAAGATCGGCAGCCGAATTTGTTACGCCACTTACCTTTGCGACCCTTTCGCGCCAACCTGCCTATACTGATGCTGACTTTTGGCAGCCGACAAATGGAAGACCTCTACATATTGAGCTAGCAGAATGGGCAGATGTATTTTTGCTTGCGCCTGTGACTGCAAATACTTTAGCGAAGCTAGCCTATGGCATGGCAGATAATTTGCTCACAAATGCTGTTCTTGCGTCCAACTGTCCAATTCTCTTTGCCCCAGCGATGAATACAACGATGTGGCTACAACCCACTGTGCAGGAGAATTGGCAGAAATTATTACAAGATTCTCGCTATACAGCGATCGCACCGACGGATGGTATTCTCGCCTGTGATGCTGTGGGTACTGGTCGAATGGCAGAACCAGAAATAATTTTAGAATATCTAGAATCTTTCTTGTTTACAAAAGGCAAACAGGATTTGAAAGGGAAGCATATTTTAGTTAATGCAGGGGGAACTCGCGAATTTATTGATCCTGTAAGGTTTATTGGCAATCCATCGACAGGTAAGCAGGGAATTGCGATCGCCAAAGCTGCAATCCATCGTGGCGCAAAAGTCACCCTCATCACTACATCTAAATTCCCTCTCCCTATGGGAGAAGGGCTGGGGGTGAGGGAAGTTCGCACTTCCACAGAAATGCACCAAGCCATGCTCGCAGAATTCCCTAGCGCTGATATTACGATCGCAGCAGCAGCAGTTGGTGATGTGCGTTCTAAAACAACCAGCGATCGCAAGTTCCCAAAATCAGAATTACCCTTAAATCTAGAACTCGAATATATTCCCGATATTGTGGCTGATCTTGCTAGCCGTAAACGTCCTAACCAAATCTTAGTGGGATTTGCCGCGCAAACTGGTACAGAGCAGGAAGTGGTGATTGCAGCAAAAGATAAATTAGAACGCAAAGGGCTAGATGCGATCGCCGCTAATGCTGTTAATAGTTCCCAAACTGGTTTTGGTACGGATACGAACCAAGCTACCTTTATTAATAAAAATGGCAAGTTTCTTTCCACACCCCTTTGTTCTAAATTAGAACTTGCCCATCGATTATTAGATTTTGTGACCTATACATAG
- a CDS encoding glutamate synthase subunit beta yields MGKPTGFIEYLREAPSELPPSDRIKNWDEFHLHMPDEKLRNQGARCMDCGTPFCHTGNLISGMASGCPINNLIPEWNDLVYRGLWREALDRLHKTNNFPEFTGRVCPAPCEGSCVLGITNPPVTIKNIEYSIIDKGWEEGWIVPEPPAKRTGKKVAVIGSGPAGLSAAAQLNKAGHWVTVYERADRPGGLLMYGIPNMKLDKQKVVMRRLNILEQEGVKFVCNTEIGKDLPAETLLNEFDAVVLCTGATKPRDLSIEGRELKGIHFAMEFLTANTKAVLNGQAGDDFISAQGKDVVIIGGGDTGTDCVGTSIRHGCNSVVQLEIMPKPPETRAKDNPWPEWPKVYKMDYGQEEASAKFGDDPRAYITTATKIEGDENGQVKSVHTVQVQWERNEKGQFIPKHVAGTEKVIPAQLVLLAMGFLGPEQPLLDSLGVERDPRSNVKANHGQFTTSLPKVFAAGDCRRGQSLIVWAINEGRGAARECDRYLMGDTDLP; encoded by the coding sequence ATGGGAAAACCGACAGGATTTATTGAGTACCTCCGCGAAGCACCGTCTGAACTACCACCAAGCGATCGCATCAAAAATTGGGATGAATTTCATCTGCATATGCCCGATGAAAAGCTTCGCAATCAGGGTGCACGCTGTATGGACTGTGGTACGCCATTTTGTCATACAGGCAATCTCATTAGTGGCATGGCAAGCGGCTGCCCAATCAATAACCTCATTCCCGAATGGAACGACTTGGTATATCGCGGACTATGGCGAGAGGCTCTGGATCGTCTGCATAAAACCAACAATTTCCCAGAATTTACAGGTCGTGTTTGCCCTGCCCCCTGCGAAGGTTCCTGTGTCTTGGGGATCACCAACCCACCTGTAACGATTAAGAATATTGAGTATTCCATCATTGATAAGGGTTGGGAAGAAGGCTGGATTGTTCCTGAACCACCTGCTAAACGTACTGGCAAAAAGGTTGCTGTGATTGGCTCAGGCCCCGCAGGATTAAGTGCCGCAGCTCAACTGAACAAAGCAGGGCATTGGGTAACTGTATATGAACGCGCCGATCGCCCAGGGGGATTACTAATGTATGGAATCCCTAACATGAAATTGGACAAGCAAAAGGTGGTGATGCGCCGCTTGAATATCCTCGAACAAGAGGGGGTAAAGTTTGTCTGTAATACCGAAATTGGTAAAGATCTACCTGCGGAGACTCTGCTCAATGAATTTGATGCTGTAGTTCTCTGCACAGGAGCAACCAAACCTCGCGATCTCAGCATTGAAGGGCGTGAACTTAAGGGAATTCATTTTGCAATGGAATTTCTCACTGCAAATACTAAGGCAGTTCTCAATGGTCAAGCTGGTGATGACTTCATCTCGGCACAAGGTAAAGATGTCGTGATCATTGGTGGTGGTGATACAGGAACCGACTGCGTTGGCACTTCAATTCGTCATGGCTGCAATAGTGTTGTCCAGCTAGAAATTATGCCTAAGCCTCCTGAAACTCGCGCTAAGGACAATCCTTGGCCAGAATGGCCCAAAGTCTACAAGATGGACTATGGACAAGAGGAAGCGAGTGCTAAGTTTGGTGACGATCCTAGAGCTTATATCACTACTGCGACTAAGATTGAAGGAGACGAAAACGGTCAGGTCAAATCTGTTCACACCGTGCAAGTGCAATGGGAACGCAATGAAAAAGGTCAGTTCATTCCTAAGCATGTAGCTGGCACTGAGAAGGTAATTCCTGCTCAATTAGTTCTCTTAGCAATGGGCTTCCTTGGTCCTGAGCAACCTTTACTTGATTCTCTTGGTGTGGAACGTGATCCCCGTAGTAATGTCAAAGCGAATCATGGTCAATTCACCACTAGTCTTCCCAAGGTATTTGCGGCGGGAGACTGCCGTCGTGGTCAAAGCCTTATTGTTTGGGCAATTAACGAGGGTCGTGGTGCTGCCCGTGAATGCGATCGCTATCTGATGGGTGATACAGATTTACCCTAA